Sequence from the Muntiacus reevesi chromosome 9, mMunRee1.1, whole genome shotgun sequence genome:
ctgacccaggagtggaaccagggtctcttgcattgcaagaggattctttaccaactgagctatgagggaagcccattttgacAACAAAAACGTGTAGAATTTCAGCATaggataaaattatatatatttttttctttacagttagTATTTTCTAACCTGAGTCTAATGAGATATATTATCATCTAAAAAAGTTACATTTTCCCTTGCTTTTATATACAAATGCACAAATATATGAGCACCACTTATCAAAAAGAGcagctattttctgttttgtatcaaTTCTTCCTAATTTAGGGATTCATATGTATCTGGAAAACAATTCCCAATCAGCGTTGCTCCAGTGTCCTATCGATCTATTCCTGTGCCAATATTACAGTTTATCAAACACTCTAGCCACTGTGTCTTAGTATGTGCGTGAACCGGGACATGTCCCTTGGTCTTCTTGTTCAGAAGGATTTAGCTATTCTTGACTGGCTCCTTATACTTTTCATATAAGTTTTACAATCAGTGCATATTGATGGAGTTCTTTTACTTCTAATACATGGATACAACTAAAATACACTTGACTTTGTCTTTCACAGGTTTAGTCTGTGTCTCTAAACCATTTACAGTATCAAAAATGCTTCATGGAAAGAACCTGGCacaatttgaatttctttcaatTTCCTATTTTTCATATTAGAGCTGGCCAACATATTCTTTACaggtttccattttctcatcaGAGATCCCCGGTTTGGATCCATTGACCCAGTAATGTATGTCAGATTAGGTAAATATGCCCCGGGTGGCGGGGGGGAAGGACTGGAATCTCTCAATTGTTTTGAAAACAATCTCCAGTTGAAATTagagttcatttaaaaataagcatttttacaGTCACTGAAGCCTTAAATTAGGATTCTAAAAGTTATGTAGCATTAAAGTTTGTTAGTTGAACCACTGCCCCACAGCAGCTTAGCATTTTCTACCTTTCTACTTTAAAGATACTAACTTATCTTTACGTATACAAAAGTAGAAATTCCAATAGGTTCCAGCTTGTTTGAGGAGTTATTCCAGAGGATATAATTGTGCATTGACAGTGAGCTGAATCCAGACAGTGGATGTTCCTCACTGCCTCCTCATCCTTGGAATATATGTTCTGCTCAGCATTCCTATAACAGGCATTGTTTAGGGACACAACCCTGAGAGAGGAAGGTGCTGTTGAATAATCTGGACTGAATATATGACTGAATCCAGTTAAGGTTTCTCCACAAAGTTTCAAGAttctggcaggcaggcaggggttGCAATTTACAAAAAATTTGGTCTCCCAAGACAAGCTCATTTGTTAAGTTCCCTTGTTTATTAAACCTACCACCTTCCATCTGGAGTGGTCAGACTCTTTCTGCTGTCTCTATTTGCCCTCCATGTATGGGGGCTAGTCTGCAACCGAAAACAATTATCTGTTAACATTTCCTATCTTGTCTTTACATTCCTTTAACATATTGCTCATATTTATGTTAATATTCACATATAAAATTTCAATGTATTTTTCTAGTTACTCTAGTATTTTTattggcaaaaagatggggaaacagtgactgactttattttgtggggctccaaaatcactgcatatagtgattgcagccatgaaattaaaagatgcttgctctttggaaggaaagttatgaccaacctagacagcatattaaaaatcagacacattactttgccaacaaaggtccgtctagtcaaagctatgatttttccagtggtcatgtatggatgtgacagttggactataaagaaagctgagcatcaaagaattgatgcttttgaactgtggtgttggagaagactcttgagagtcctttggactgcaaggagatcaaaccagccaatctgaaaggaaataaatcttgaatattcattggaaggactgatgttgaagctaaaactccaatattttggccacctgatgcggagagctgactcactggagaagactgtgatgctgggaaagaatgaaggcaggaggagaaggagacaacagaaaatgagatggttggatggcatcactgactcggtggaccaAGTTTGAGTAAGATCGAgtcattggtgatggacagggaagcctggcatgctgcaatccacggggtcacaaagagttggacacgactgaactgaattgaactgaactgaaaaatctctaggtccattcatgttcctgcaaatggctttatttgatcttttaatgactgagtaatattccattgtatatatgtgtatatatattcattcctctgttttcggacatttatgttgcttccatgtcttgacttctgtaaacagtgctgcaatgacaTTTGGTAGTGTATATACTTTGAATCATATTTTTCTCcatgtatatgcccaggagtgggattccagggtcatatggtaactctactttTATCTTTCATGTAACCTCCATACCGTCCTCCATAGTttctgtaccaatttatattcccaccaatattttaggagggttcctttctctTCACACCCTTTCCAACATTTACTGTTTGTGGATATTTTGAAGATAGCCATTCTGGCtgatgtgaggtaatatctcattgaagttttgatttgcatttttctaataatcagtaacactgaacatattttcatatgtctcttgactatctgtatgtcttattttgaGAAATGACTAGGTCTTCCAATCATTTTGATTGGATTATCTAGATTGTTTTGATGTCATACAAACTTTTCACTAGCCCTTGGTCTTGGTTATAGATTTTCCCTTACTGCTTTATCTGAATGTTTTATGCTTTAGCATTTTACActgaagtttgtttgtttgttttttttttttttcattttgagtgcATTTTTATAAGGTTAAGGTcagcattatttatttgtttgtttttgcctctgTACTACCAATAACGTCAgcacatgtttttatttatttatttattttaattggaggctgattactttacaatattgtattggttttgccatacactgacatgaatctgccacaggtgtacatgtgttccccatcctgaacccctctcccacctccctccccatcccatccctctaggtcatcccagtgcaccagccccgagcaccctgtctcatgaattggacctggactggcgattcgtttcacatgtgataatttacatgtttcaatgccgttctcccatatcatcccacccttgccctctcccacagagtccaaaagactgttctatacatctgtgtctcttttgctgtctcatatacagggttatcgttaccattttttaaaagctatcatCCATTTTCTGGATATACcatcttttttatccatatatatatatattaatatatacatatatatatatatattaaaggggATATTGGTTGTTTTGTGTCATGttgtttaaaaattgtattcCAGTGAAGGTTTTTTATTAAACTTCATgggataaacaaataattttattgcAAGATACTGAACAAAGCATATATTGTAGACTAATAGcctcagtaaagttgcagaattaTTAAGTAGAGTTAAAGGTAGCACACGGGAAAATGTAGAAGTCATTTATAAAAAGCAAGATAGCTGCATCCCTGCTATGTATCAGACCTTAGAAATATGGCAGAGTGCCAACAATGAGATCGGTTCCCTTTGCTTCTCACAAGCAGAATAATGAATTGTGTAGTTAAATACTGAAAGTCAGTTAAAACTTACTGCATAAACAGTGTTGATAAAAACTGGAAGCATCAGCCCAAGGAAAGAGAGCCAACACAATTAATTCATCAGTACTTCCTTTACTCAAGAATGCAAAAAAGTAGAACATTACTTTTAAACatggataaatatttttattcaaaaagacaaaattattttactaCCCCTTCAATCAAACTACCAGTTATGAAGAAAGAATTACTACTTGAGAGAACAAGAGGTACCAATCTGGGAGCTACTGAAGGATCCCAAAGATTATCTTGATTTAAATGTCCTGTGATTTCAACAAAATGTATGGGTTGAGACAAAATTAGGCTGCAGTTGGACCTATGAATTGCTGAATTGCAACATATTTTCAGTTAATAGACGAATAGATTCTTATAAAGAATTAGAAGAATTCATGATAAAAAATGTGGGATCTCAGTGTAAAGAATAAGGGTATTTGAGAAAATGAATGTGATTGATGACTTCAAATACACAGATGAAACATACTGGGGAAAAGTATgaaggcaaaaacaaaagaaaataaaaaactcacAGACACACCATATGTTGTAATTTTATTCCAAAAGATGagaaaacattcagaaacctGGACAGTCATTTCTTTGTCTATATCCACCTAACACAGTCTCCTAACATTTACTTAATTTATGTACAAAATTGGTCTTTTGTGCTCAAGGCATTTtcttctactatttttttttcattaatctcTTTGCATCAATTGAAAGTGcctagtatatatattataatctATAAATAATTGTTGAACATATTTATACTCACTACTTAATTTGGAGGTACATAGAACAAAATTTAGAGTCCATAACCAGTTTATAGAAATTGTATTGCATGTTAATAAAAAAGGTTGCATGACTTTTTCCACATCCTATGTAGTGCACATTTTACATCTTTATTCCTCAAGCTATAGATTAAGGGATTCAACATAGGGATGGCGAGAGTATAAAATATGGAAGCCAGTTTATCAGTGTCAAAGGAATGGCTGGACTCTGGTTGCACATACATAAACAGTAAAGTCCCGTAGAACACTATGACCACAGTCAAGTGGGATCCACAGGTAGTAAAAGCCTTGTGCCTACCTTCAGCAGAGCTCATCCTGAGAATGGATGCGAGGATGAGAAGGTAAGACACAAGAACTAccagaagagagaaaattaaatcaAACCCAGCTAAAATCAGAATAATCATTTCTACTTCATGTGTATTTGAGCAGAGCAAAGATAACAAAGGAAGACTGTCACAGTAGAAATGACTAATGACTCTGTAgccacagaaagataaattaaataattttatggtGACGAGAAGAGACACAAACGTGCTGTAGACATAGGGGATTGCTACTAGCACCCAGCACACTCTTTGTGACATGATGACTGGGTAGAGGAGagggttacagatggccacatagcggtcataagaCATTGCCGACAGAATAAAAATTTCACTAACaataaacacaagaaagaaaGCTAGCTGTATAGCACAAGAGTAATAGGAGATTACATTTtgatcctcaacaaaatttacaaacattttGGGTCCCACAGTTGTTGAATAACCAAGATCTGTAAAAGCGAGGTGTctaagaaagaagtacatgggtgtcTGTAGCTTGGAGTCCATCTTGGTGAGGATGATCATGCCCAAGTTGCCCACCACTGAGATCATGTATATGATGAGGAAGAGCCCAAACAATGGAGCCTGCAGCTCAGGGTGGTTGGTAATTCCCATAAGGATGAATTCATTTAGCACTGTTCTATTGTGTGTTTCCATTCAGGTTTATTAGAGAACCTATTCTGGGTAGAAACATAAACATAGTCAATAGGTTCTATGTATCATCACCTGGGAGAGTTTCACTATACAAAGCTAGTATAAACAGATTAAACTTTCCAGTTTAGGATACTTGAAAATAAActcatctggtggctcagatagtaaagaatctgcctgcagttgaggggatctgggttcaacccctgaattgggaaaatcccctggagaagggaatagcaacccactccagtattctggcccagagaatcccaaggacagaggagtctggcaggctacagtccagggggttgcaaagagtcaaacatgactgagcaactaacactttcatcttcCTGTCTACAATAAAACATatagtgagagagacagagagagttgctgtttctcaACTGGAAATTATGCTACTAGCCAAAGGACATTTGTCAGAATTAAGAAGACATGTTAATTGTTACAAGTGGAATGTGGAAGCTACCAGCATATGATGATTAGAGGTCAGTGATTCCTCTAAACACCCTATAAAGCACCATATCTGTCTAAAATATCAATAGTACTAAAGTTGAAAAACCAGGATGTTATAGATAGATgataaatagatacatatatacatatatagatgtaGAGATACAGACAAGAAATACAATAGATAACAGACATAGATAGGAcaaaaaaaagttaagacatAAATTTGAGGGCTACATATATAAACTATTATTGTGCTGTTCTTATAAACTTTCTATAATTTCTATCTAGTCATTTATATAATTGCGATTACATAGTTGAcatgtctggagaaggcaatggcaacccactccagtgttcttgcctggagaattccagggacgggggagcctggtgggctgctgtctatgaggtcgcacagagccagacaggatggaagcgacttagcagcagtagcagcagcagtgacatgtaaaaattaaatttaataatatgaTGATGCATATGCCAATTATACAATAAATTATGATGCAAGTAAATACTATccattgtaaaattttaaaaccagaaTTCAGAAAGTCTACAGAACTTGCTACACCAACACAGAGTTCCATACATTTCTATGCACAGTTGACATATGCTGAAACAGTTGACATGCTTGACACATTTTAGACAGCtgtataaataagaaaactataATAGATTGCAGTGAGACATATTTGTATATCTGTGAAGAAGCATATAAGATGTATAATAAGTAGGTAgaaagatagatgatagatagaatCTCTGTATTAAATTTCCTTATGGTATACAAAAAGGGCTAGTTTGGGCAAATAATTCAACTTATCTGAAAGCTTATTTTCAAACACAAAACCAACACAACTACAGGATTGTTGGGTGGGaaaatgaggattaaataattaaatgccTTTATGTTACCTGAAAATCAAGTAGCTattggtttaaatatatatatatgtgtatatatatatatatacacatatatataaaatggagacaatatcTTAGCTCAAAGAGATCTTCTTTATGTATGTAAATTCATCTGCACTGTGACATACCTTATTTGTCAGGGCGATATGATTAACAGGTGAGGATTATATAATGTACGATGGAATACATACAATTTACTCCAAGTCTTGCCCTTTCTGCAGAAATAATATTGGGCCATCAGAGTGCTTGGGTATTTTTTATCTTCTAagttttttagttattttaataaaatatgaataaaactttattttgatatatattttcttaaaatattaatttgaccCAAAGGGCATATTCATTATAATGGACTTCTACTAACTTGTAAGAATTCAAATGTACTTTGTTATGCAAGAACCCAGGGTAAAATGAGGAAATTTGAGCAACTTGGAAGAAAGAGAAGTCATTAgcattgttttcatatcttgaatATCATAACTTGCTTTGAATAAAGAGATGCTATGCTTTAAAAGGGTgctgggagccagcacacgagatcccacccatgacaaggtcatgagggagaaaacctgatgggcaaggcggatcaggttttcagggattccgaaaagctgcccccggcgctcaccttaaagatgatatctgtcgtTCTggtgcttgcttcaatagactactccctaatttctgtgacacaggcagaaggccttctccgatctcttcccaaataagaatcaatttagaactttaaccaataagtttcccgggtggtggtattttatgaaattatccagggtgaaaggagtgttttagtttaaactcctttgctggtattttagtttgtttggcaaatgcgtctATGCCCTTGGtgctaatatgcatgattgcttataataccctaatcagaaaacagcataaagaacctgatcacgtaaaggccctaataggcacagagcacTTCgagggtgaggaagccctattagagaacataaaaatattattctaaaagtggttatagttaaagatttagaaaaataagagtttaaaactGTTAATTTTAACCGGGAATGCTAAACaagggctgcctcactggagctgcagagtctttgtgtggtaaaccttttagataaatttaactgataactcctgcaaaaggactgacctttgtgttcactaaagaatagattacagaaaacagctttgcattcacctaggtcataaaaagtcagtaggccccaaggccagaagataatgtacaagaccctcataaacaaagaagtatgcagaaaacaccctggtttggTGAAGAATAAGCtcatgtaatgttaaactatcttccccttagaaatgtactaatttagggtttaaaagccacggtaaaaaataaagcattgccagactctgccagagcctgcaaacacccccgtctggtcactctctctctctctctctctctctctctctccctcgcagacttggtcttatcaaggctggtctcacgtgtcttctccctctctctcacctACGCCGTTCATTCTGAGAgcatcccctggatcctgccgaggctggaccccggcaaggggacttccccggtgcctcagtgttaaagaatttgcctgccaatgcaggagacatgagttcaatccgtgggtcaggaagatcccatggaaaggAGAcagcaacatactccagtattcttgcctggaaagtcccatggacagagaagcctggcaggctacagtccgtggggtcgcagtcACCTggaactcagcaactgagcacagcgCCGCTCAGTATGATAAAAACATGTTCAAAGTCCCTATGTGCGTAATAATGTGCTAGGGTGATGGGATAAAATACATACAGAATGGCTACACATGGGTCCTTGCACGCCATTGTAAATTTACATCTTACGCCAAAGAAATTCCTTCAAACTATAATacaaaacataattatttttatatcactaaataaaaatatatctgaagGTCCCTAATAATACACACATCAAGAATATAGCAGTGTAAGAAGTGGATGGCAGATTAAGGTAGAtaattgttaaatttaaaatattgtgatcctgaatgtttctttaaagaaatagaaatgatacaggttaaaataaaaataacagtgacAGTAATCTCTAAAGGATCTctataagaaaaggaataaaagcacAATTTTATAACATTACATGTAAAAATGATTACATGAAATCTGCATTTAATTCACTCAAAATACTGCTTACAATTTTATGACCTCTTAATCACCAATCTTGACTTGATGCATACACTTTTCTTATATCAGAAATACTGAAATGTGCATCACTAgagaataattttagaaaaatatcttcaatatatttaataagaagcacgccaggcctccctgtccatcacaaactcccagataagactgagcgactgaa
This genomic interval carries:
- the LOC136174607 gene encoding olfactory receptor 8K3-like, with the protein product METHNRTVLNEFILMGITNHPELQAPLFGLFLIIYMISVVGNLGMIILTKMDSKLQTPMYFFLRHLAFTDLGYSTTVGPKMFVNFVEDQNVISYYSCAIQLAFFLVFIVSEIFILSAMSYDRYVAICNPLLYPVIMSQRVCWVLVAIPYVYSTFVSLLVTIKLFNLSFCGYRVISHFYCDSLPLLSLLCSNTHEVEMIILILAGFDLIFSLLVVLVSYLLILASILRMSSAEGRHKAFTTCGSHLTVVIVFYGTLLFMYVQPESSHSFDTDKLASIFYTLAIPMLNPLIYSLRNKDVKCALHRMWKKSCNLFY